In Cryptococcus depauperatus CBS 7841 chromosome 4, complete sequence, a single window of DNA contains:
- a CDS encoding V-type proton ATPase proteolipid subunit 2 — protein MSELCPPWAPFFGFAGVASAMIFSTVGAAYGTSKAGIGIAGLGTFRPDLIMKSLIPVVMSGIIAVYGLVVSVLIAGNISPSEPYSLFAGFIHLAAGLACGFTGLAAGYAIGTVGDACVRAYLYESKVFVSMVLILIFAEVIGLYGLIVALILNTAVGEALCRA, from the exons ATGTCAGAATTATGCCCACCATGGGCGCCTTTCTTTGG CTTTGCAGGCGTCGCCAGCGCG ATGATATTCTCAACGGTTGGAGCAGCATATGGGACTTCCAAGGCGGGCATAGGTATAGCTGGTCTGGGTACATTTAG ACCGGATCTCATTATGAAG TCGCTGATTCCGGTTGTT ATGTCTGGTA TTATCGCTGTATACGGGCTTGTCGTGTCAGTCCTTATCGCCGGTAACA TTTCGCCATCAGAACCATACTCGCTTTTTGCTGGCTTCATACATCTCGCTGCTGGATTAGCATGTGGTTTCACAGGATTAGCTGCGGGCTATGCTATTGGGACTGTTGGCGATGCT TGTGTTCGAGCATATCTATATGAGTCAAAAGTATTTGTCTCAATGgttctcatcctcatttTCGCAGAAGTCATT GGCTTGTATGGTCTTATCGTTGCACTTATACTCAACACTGCCGTTGGGGAAGCATTATGCAGGGCCTGA
- a CDS encoding T-complex protein 1, eta subunit, with amino-acid sequence MQGKLPQMQPTVVLLREGTDTSQGTGQLLSNISACLAVAQTIATTLGPRGMDKLIVDDRGLATISNDGATILKLLDVIHPAARTLVDIARAQDAEVGDGTTSVTLLAAEILKEVRPFIEEGVSPHVIIKGLRESKSLAINKINEIAVTIDKSDPEKFRDLLLQCASTSMSSKLIHSQTPFFSNMVVDAVLSLDQDDLNESLIGTKKIPGGGMQESKLIRGVAFKKTFSYAGFEQQPKSFKNPKVLCLNVELELKAEKDNAEVRVNEVSEYQAIVDAEWSIIYRKLEAIVETGAKVVLSKLPIGDLATQYFADRDIFCAGRVADGDLKRVVQAVGGSIQSTCSDIEPHHLGQCGRFEERQIGGERFNLFEDCPQAKTCTLILRGGAEQFIAEVERSLHDSIMIVKRAIKNNSIVAGGGACEMEISKYLRGHSRTIMGKAQLIVGAVAKALEIIPRQICDNAGLDATDILNKLRMRHAQGELWAGVDVDGEGVSDNMKKFVWEPALVKTNALGSAIDAACLILSVDETIRNPQSEQQQAGPAMPRGAAQAALRGRGRGMPRR; translated from the exons ATGCAAGGAAAACTACCGCAAATG CAACCTACGGTTGTTCTTTTACGTG AGGGCACCGATACGTCCCAGGGAACAGGCCAGCTTTTGTCCAACATATCAGCTTGCTTGGCGGTTGCGCAGACTATTGCAACCACGTTGGGCCCTCGAGGAATGGACAAGCTTATTGTTGATGACAGAGGACTTGCTACTATCTCAA ACGACGGCGCTACGATCTTAAAACTCCTCGATGTTATCCATCCGGCTGCGAGAACATTGGTGGACATTGCTAGGGCACAAGATGCCGAGGTTGGCGACGGTACGACGAGTGTCACATTGCT GGCTGCTGAAATCTTGAAGGAGGTTCGGCCTTttattgaagaaggagtGTCTCCCCATGTCATTATAAAAGGTCTTCGAGAGTCCAAAAGCTTG GCCATCAATAAGATCAATGAGATTGCTGTCACAATAGATAAATCTGACCCCGA GAAATTCCGAGATCTCCTCTTGCAATGTGCCTCCACTTCCATGTCCTCCAAACTCATTCATTCCCAAACCCCGTTTTTCTCCAACATGGTTGTTGATGCTGTCCTTTCGCTTGATCAAGACGACTTGAACGAATCTCTCATCGGTACCAAGAAAATTCCTGGGGGTGGGATGCAAGAATCCAAGCTCATCAGGGGTGTCGCATTCAAAAAGACCTTTTCATACGCTGGTTTTGAGCAACAGCCAAAAAGCTTCAAGAATCCAAAAGTGTTGTGTTTGAACGTTGAGCTGGAGCTCAAGGCCGAAAAAGATAATGCGGAGGTCCGAGTGAATGAAGTTTCAGAATACCAAGCGATTGTCGATGCCGAATGGAGTATCATTTACCGCAAATTGGAGGCCATTGTTGAGACTGGTGCCAAGGTTGTTTTATCAAAACTTCCCATTGGCGACCTTGCCACTCAATATTTTGCCGACCGCGACATTTTCTGTGCGGGTCGAGTTGCCGACGGTGACCTCAAACGCGTTGTCCAAGCTGTCGGCGGATCCATTCAATCCACCTGTTCAGATATTGAGCCTCACCACTTGGGTCAGTGTGGTAGGTTCGAGGAGAGACAAATTGGTGGAGAGAGGTTCAATCTGTTTGAAGACTGTCCCCAGGCCAAGACATGTACTCTGATTCTTCGAGGTGGTGCTGAACAGTTTATCGCCGAGGTTGAGAGAAGTCTACATGACTCTATCATGATTGTCAAGCGGGCAATCAAAAACAACTCTATCGTTGCTGGTGGTGGTGCTTGCGAG ATGGAGATATCGAAATATCTCCGGGGCCACTCTCGTACAATTATGGGCAAAGCCCAGCTCATTGTTGGTGCTGTTGCGAAAGCACTTGAAATCATTCCTCGCCAGATTTGCGACAATGCTGGTCTTGACGCAACCGATATTCTCAACAAACTCCGGATGCGACACGCCCAGGGCGAGCTTTGGGCAGGCGTCGACGTGGACGGTGAAGGCGTCTCGGATAACATGAAGAAGTTTGTCTGGGAGCCTGCCCTTGTCAAGACGAATGCCTTGGGAAGCGCGATTGATGCCGCATGTCTGATTCTGAGCGTGGATGAGACTATAAGGAATCCGCAGAGCGAACAACAACAGGCAGGGCCTGCCATGCCCCGGGGCGCGGCGCAAGCCGCATTGAGAGGAAGGGGAAGGGGTATGCCACGAAGATAA